A region of the Drosophila subpulchrella strain 33 F10 #4 breed RU33 chromosome 3L, RU_Dsub_v1.1 Primary Assembly, whole genome shotgun sequence genome:
AGATACAATTTCAATAGCACAAGGCGACATTTCCGGCGACTATACACTGTGCAAAAAAACAACTGTGACTGAAGAAGTAACGATGAGAAAAGAGCGGAATTAAATGGCTTCGAGAAAGCATAAAGTTCACGTCACGTAACGTCTAGCGTAGCGTAACGTAATTAGCTAAGCTTTTCTTAATTTAAATCATGTTTTTTAGGCATTTCCCCTGGCATTTCTTCCCAGTGTATCACACCACCCCCCCTcctaatttatatatttatacatacatgtatttatttacaaaacaatttacgaattaattaaacaattaCACGTGCCCGGGCACGATCGCAttaattgtttaattaatttgttttgcaTTTAAGCGTAAACAAGGCCtcaactttttaaaataatatttaaagatttaaaCGAATAGTTTAGGTGCAAAACTGGAAACTATTTTAAAAGGAAACGAGTAAACGAAAACgataattaaatacaaaaaaccaACACCGAAATTATTTAACCTAAATTTAGTTGCTTATTTATGTTTAGACCTAAGCTGCATTTACTAgtagttaaataaaatactattttaaaaatatgtcctttttggaaattcatttaattttaaaggctCTTCACACAAGTTTCATAACGTAAGTACAACCTTCTGTTAaaaatgttgttgttgcttacattctttttctttttaacctttaaaaactttaaatttttaagagattggtttggtttttaaaaaaatataatattttatatattaaaaaataagccACTCACCTAACATCTCCGCATTGACCACAATATTACAGCTGTACATGGGTGTAACCAATCTCTGTGGCTGATTTTGGAAAGCCTGTCGACAAACCTCCTTAGCAGCAGTCAAAACCTGACCTGGAATATGCAGGGTAATAAATTAGaccatatatattttacagAAATATCATCAACCTACCCGAGAAGGGACCTCGGGAGTTTAAATCCTCTCCTTCCGTTTGAATGGACCACTCGAGAACCGCAAAACATACGCCCTGCATGGGCTCCTCGCACAAAGGACCCGCCACGGAGGTCAGTTGGAAGCCATTCACCAGCGAACTATTGAAATCCTTGCGCGGATCTGTCTTGGAACGAACATCTGTGTCCGACTTGGCATGACTTGACCAGAAGTCAGGCTGCTCGTAATCGCTAAGGTTGAGTAGAATGTTGGTACCGCAATTGCGAGGACCCAAAGCCCAGATTCGATTCACAAGCTCTTCGGTGGATAGCCTGCTTAATCCAAACAGCTGTAAATCCTTCAGAGCTGCGATCAGTTTTATTTTGATGGTGCCCAGCAGGGTAGTCCACTTCTCCGAGAGCAATTGGTTTCGAGGAATGGCAGCCAGCTCCTGCGGGACAAAGAAAGATATTATTAAACTATTTACAAACTTTTTGCTTTAGCAACTCTTACCTTGAAAAATTCCGCATGCTTTTCAAGCAATTCCACAGGTTCAGCTGGCAGGGGCACCGCTATAACCTTAAGAGTGCCCAATTTGTTGAGCGTTTGCTGCACAGCGATCTTCTTGCTCACATCCTTGTCCTCCGCCGTCTTTACGATAGCCTCATTAACCATATCCACCGTGGCAGCTGGCACAATAGTCTCCCGGAAGGACACAATCGGTTTGGATACGTTCACCTTGATCTTGGCATAGCTCTGCTCCAAGTCATGAACACACTTCTCCACATGAACCTCGCCCAAGGTGGTGATCACATGCTCACCCGTTGGAGCCACCGACACCTGGACACAGGCATCTGCCTGGTTCAGAAGCTTCAATCCTTTCACCAATTTGGGCATATCCTGCGGTTGAACCGGTTCGATGGCCACTCGGAGAATAGGAGTGGCCATAATGCTTAGTTCACTGAAGGAGGTGCAATCCAAACTGCTACTTAAGGTAGCTGTTTTAACAATGTGTGATTCCAGACCACCGATTCCCACGATATTCCCCGCAGGCACTTCATCTAGGAGTTGGAGCTCACCTCCCATGAACATGTAAAGATCTCCGATGGTCACACGACTGGCATAGGGGGCTTCATCCTCCTTACGATGCGTCGGCTGGCGAGGATCGTGTTTGGGCGTTAGATTAAACAACTCCATGCCGCGCTTCAAGGTGCCGCTAAAGACTCTGGCAAAGGCTATGAATACGAACTCGTTGGGCTCTCCCACCTCCGGTTGGGGTTCCTCCGTTTTCGTGACCTCCACTTGAGTGCTCAACTGTTCCACGCCTTGGCTGATCTTCTCCAGCTCCGCTTGCTCACTTTGTAGCTTCCTTTCTTCAATGCGACGACGCACTTCATCCCTGCGCTGTTGCACCTCCTGATCCGTTAGCCTCTTGGGTCGATTCTGGGGCAAATGGGTTACATGCACTGGTGTCATCTTGGACACAAAGGCAATGACATCCGAACTATCCGCATCGCAAGTGGTAAAGCTGTCCTTAAGCTTTAGGGTTTCTGGAGGAAGCGAACTCAAGTCCACATTCGCTGGATAAAGCAATCTCTGTGCCCGCTCCTCGCTGATTTTGTGAGGCGGCGGAACGTGCTCTACAACCATATGCAGGACACTCCTGTCAATGGGTAGCCACTGCCCAAGCACAGCCTTGATCTGCAGCTTGGGGTCGGTGAGACGCAAATCCCTGGCGGCCAGTTTGAGACCCAGTTTCTCGGCTATTCCAGGCAGCTTATCCTTATCCTTCCTAATGGCTATGATGTCGTAAAGGCTCCATATGTTCTCCAGCACGAACTGGACAAACATGGGTTTCTTCGCCTTCTCCTGGGCTCCCGGCAAGGCTTCTTTCTTCTTGGAATTGTAGTAGAAGTCACCCCACAGGACCTGCTCAAGATCTTTTCGCTTGATCTCCAAACGCTTGGCGTACATGGCGGCAAAGTCTCGAACAGAGAAAGCCCAGCCATCGTACGCAGAGCAGAAGATGACGTTGCCGGAGCTAGGTGAGAAATACAGCTCCGAGTCATCCACTTCCTCCAAGGCGGACTCGTAGTTGTCCTTATTGGTTATATCCTCTCTGGCCAAGATGTCAGAGGCAAAAATGCTGCCCAAAACGGCGTTGACTTGCTCCAGGACTTGGGTTAAATGGAAGTATGCGTCGAGGGGATCCATCTGCTTCTCCAGGATCAGGCGGTCCAGTTTGTTGAGCACCAAGACAGGCTTCAGTTGCTCTTCGTAGATTTGCTTGAGACAGGCGCGAGTTTGTGGACCCACGCCCTCGACCACATCCACCACGACAATGGCACCGTCACATAGACGCACCGCTGTGGAAACCTCGCTGGAAAAGTCCACATGACCGGGTGAATCAATTAGATTGATGAGGTAGTCCGGATTACCAGCCATTTCCTCCGCCTCCTGGTAGTACAACGAGATGCTGCTGCTCTTCATCGTGATGCCCCGCTCCTGCTCGTCCGCCCGATTGTCCAGGTAGCGCAGTTTGCCCGCCATCCGCTGCGAAATGATGCCATTGCTGGCCACCAGGGAATCCGCCAGAGTCGTCTTGCCGTGATCCACATGCGCCAGTATGCAGATGTTGCGCACCTGTTGACGACGTCGCTGCAGCTGGACCAGATCGCTGCCCTCAACCACGGGCATCCTGAatcgtttgtgggcgtaaaattCCTTCCGATTGTCAATACGACTTCCGCTGGAAACTGGGAATTTCGCCAATTGGTCCAATtgtatttataaacaaaaccGCACGCGGCAAAACAACCGTAATTTCGCAATTTGGTGTGACCAGCTGCAGGAACTTTAAAAATAGCAGGTATGTTAACTAGCAGATGTTGGGGAACTGTTAAGTAAGGCTGTCAGCCTAGCTTTTTTAAAGCCAAGCAtagcagtttttattttattagttcttgttaaaatattttctgaaTGCTTCGTAcagatataaatatatattctagCCAATAAAGCGCTAGGCTAAGCGCAATGTTAActttcaattttttatatttgtaatgaacatatttaatatgtatatttgGGAAATAACTTCATAGCAATTATTAAATATCTTAGCTTTTTTTTAAGCTATTTCTCACCGCAGCTCAGCTGTTAGGAAGCGCTGTTAGCGGACACTGTTAAATCCAAAACAGCTGATCACCACGCATGCAGTTGTGCTCTTCCTCTTCCCCCGCAACAATTTCGTGATTTCGCACGCGAACCCCTCATAAAATTGCTGAAAAAATGGTCGGAATAACGCCCGCAGAAAAGAAAACGCTCATAACGCGCAATCTGCAGGAGACCCTCGGCGATGACAAGCTGTCCAAGATCCTGGCAGAGCGGGATCTGAAGATCTACTGGGGAACGGCGACGACGGGCAAGCCACATGTCGCCTACTTTGTGCCCATGTCGAAGATTGCCGATTTCCTGAAGGCAGGATGCGAGGTGACGATCCTGTTCGCCGATCTCCATGCCTATCTGGACAACATGAAGGCGCCCTGGTCTCTGCTGGAGCTGCGCACCCAGTACTACGAGCAGGTCATCAAGGCCATGCTGAGTTCCATTGGCGTGCCGCTGGAGAAGCTGAAGTTCGTCAAGGGCAGCGACTATCAGTTGTCCAAGGAATACACCCTGGATGTCTACAAACTAAGCTCCGTGGTCACGCAGCACGATGCGAAGAAGGCGGGCGCCGAGGTGGTCAAACAGGTGGAATACCCCCTGCTCTCTGGCTTGCTGTATCCCGGCCTGCAGGCCCTGGACGAGGAGTACCTTAAGGTGGACGCCCAGTTCGGTGGCGTGGACCAGCGCAAGATCTTCACCTTCTCGGAGAAGTACCTGCCGCAGTTGGGCTACGAGAAGCGCATCCACTTCATGAATCCCATGGGTGAGTCATCGATTGGCTCTATAAAATGTGCAGCCTTTAACCGATCTATACATTTGTAGTACCCGGCCTGGCTGGTGGCAAGATGTCCTCGTCCGAGGAGGACTCCAAGATCGACCTTCTGGACTCCCCGGCCAACGTGAAGAAGAAGCTGAAGAAGGCCTTCTGTGAGCCCGGCAATATTGCCGACAACGGTCTGTTGTCCTTTGTCAAACACGTCCTGTTCTCGCTCTTCAAGGAGGGTGAAGGATTCGAGGTCAACCGGGAGGCGGAACACGGTGGCGATGCTATCTTCCTGAAGTACGAGGATCTAGAGAAGTACTATGCAGAGGACAAACTGCATCCGGGTGACCTGAAGGCCACCGTGGAGAAGTACATCAATCGACTGCTGGATCCCATTCGCAAGGCCTTCGAGAAGCCAGAACTGCAGTATGTAATCTTTGAGGGATTAAGAGTAATTGGATATTAATGGATTACTTTTAGAAAACTGAGTGCTGCTGCTTATCCACCACCTGCCAAGGTAAAAGCAGGAGCTGCTTCGGCTGCTGGAGCTGACGAAGATGCTCCCCATCGTCTGGATATTCGCGTGGGCAAGGTCGTGGAGGTGGCCCGTCATCCGGATGCCGATACCCTTTATGTGCTGAAGATTGATCTGGCTGAGGAGCAGCCCAGAACCATTATTAGTGGCCTGGTGAAGTTCGTCACCCAGGAGGAGCTGGAACAGCGACTGGTGGCTGTCCTGTGCAACCTGAAGCCCTCCAAAATGCGTGGCATTTTGTCCGAGGGAATGGTTTTGTGCACCTCAAAGTGGGTTACATTTATCAGCATTCTCTAGGATAGTTATTTATGTTTTTCATTGATCTTCCCCAGCGATGATCACACAGTTGTGGAACCGATTGTTTTGCCAGCAACAGCTACTCCCGGCAGCCGCCTCTCCTTCGAGGGATTCAGTGGCACGCCCGACGAGCAGCTCAATCCCAAGAAGAAGGTGTGGGAGAAGCTATCCGCGGACTTCAAGACCAACAGCGATGGATTGGCCGTGTGGAAGGACAACTTCCTGCTGACCCCCGAGGGCGAGAAGCTGTCTAGCAAGCTGGCCAACTGCTCTATTAAATAGAACTTCGAATGCCAGCCTACCTGAGCCGTGTAATACTTACAACTAAGCCGAAAGTTCACAAAAAACTGCTGCTAATTTATTGATTCCCCTTTGTAAACAATATGCATTTTGTTAAATAAAGCcgctttaaaatatatgtctTGTAGGGCTTACATTCTTAAATAGTGGGTTTCTTAAACCAATGTCGGAAGAGTTTTTTCAGTGTAGTTAAAAGTTACACAAAGAtggaatattttcatttgaattttttaatcatggCGCCATCTCTTCCTCTTATTCCTTACATTCACTGTTACGTCTCTGTTAACTGTAACAGCCAGTTAACAGCGCTGCTTTCGATCAGCTGTTTCATGTAAACAAAAACCGGCGAAATAAACTTAATTAATTTCACCTTATTCTCAAAGAAATGTTGAAGATTAACCGGCGGTTCCTGCTGCAGCAGTGCCTGCGCCACGCCCACAACCAGGTGCGCGTCCGCTTCGCCCCCAGTCCCACGGGTCACCTGCATTTGGGCGGACTACGCACAGCCCTCTACAATTTCCTGTACGCCAGGCATTTGGGCGGAAAATTCCTGCTCCGGATCGAGGATACGGATCAGACTCGACTGGTGCCGGGTGCCAGCGAACGCCTGGTGGAGGATCTGCTCTGGGCGGGCATAGAAATTGACGAGGGACCCGGTTTTGGCGGTCAACTGGGACCCTATGTTCAGAGTCATCGAAAAGAGATTTACAGGTGATTAATGGATAACCTATGCTAGCCAAGTAgactatatacatatattcctTCTTCTTACCAGTAAAGCCATAAAGGAACTCCTCCGGAACGGCACCGCCTACAGGTGTTTCTGCAACGAACGCCGTCTGGATTTGTTGCGTAAGGAGGCGCTAAGAACCCGGCAAGTTCCACGCTATGATAACAAGTGCCGTCATCTCACTGAGACGGAGATCGATTTCCTTCTGGCCAAGGGAACGCCCCACTGCATCCGTTTCAAGCTGACGGATCACGAGGAACCACTGGAGGATCTCATTTACGGCAAGGTGCATCACAATGTCAGCGATACCGAGGGTGATCCAGTGGTCATGAAGAGCGATCAGTTTCCCACATATCACTTTGCCAACGTGGTGGACGACCACCTGATGGGCATCACCCATGTCCTAAGGGGAGTAGAGTGGCAGATATCCACCACAAAGCATTTGCTGCTCTACAAGTGGGTTTTATTactattttttctttattttctgTACTGAAATATGTGTATTCCCGCAGAGCTTTTGGCTGGCAGGCACCTAAATTTGGTCACCTGCCGCTTCTCGTAAACGCCGATGGCACCAAGCTGAGCAAACGCCAAGGAGACATTGGCATCCAGCACTTCCGGGAACGGGGCTACTTTCCCCTAGCCCTTGTTAACTATGTGGTTTCTGCGGGCGGTGGATTCGAGCATCAAGCCAATGCCAAGCAGCAAGTGCTCAGCATGCGGAATCTCTATGAGCAGTTCCACATAGAGCGAGTCAACTCGCATCCCAGTCGCCTGAATCCCGAATTGCTGGATGATTTCAATCGCCTGGAGATGGCAGAACGTTTGTCTGCTGAAGAAAGCCGTTTGAAATTGGTCAAACAAGTTCAAGAGCTGGTGAAAAAGGCCTATCCACAGCAGTAAGTTGGAAGTAGAATTACAACAGAACAATACTCATAAATCCCCAAAATATTTCAGCTCCAACTTGGATCTAGCTGAGGACCACATAGTGGATGTGCTGAACTGGTCCTCACAGCGTTTAACACTGCTCCAAGATTTGACCAGCAGCAAATTGAGTTTCCTGTGGGTGAAGCCATCGGAATTCCAGCTAAAGGACCTGACAGCAGAGCAATTAGATAACATACTCACATTACTGAAAGCCATCCCAGACTTCCAAAAAGATGAACTCAACGTTAAGCTAAAAGACTTTGCTCAACAAGAACACATCAAATTCCCGCTTATGATGAAAACCCTAAGGGCCGCCTTGAGTGGCTTAAAAGAGGGTCCTGGTGTGGCGGAAATGATGGAGATCCTAGGCAAAACGGTAACCCTTGAACGGCTCAAAGAAGCTCTGCCCAAGGAAAGACTCAATCTAGAGCAAAACCAATAGTTTGGTTAagttttgttatattttgtatatagaTTTTAAGTAtagattattttttatatttatatattgataACTGTTGCAATTTGAGAATAAGATCAATGAGTAGACACCACAATAAGAGTCAAAATTATGTATGATTAATCTTCCTCCGTTTCAGAAACTAATTTCTCGTCGTTCCATTTTGGCATTCTCGTTTTGCTCGGTTAAGCACCATTCCTAGACAATAATACACTAATTAATTAAACCGCTTAACTAAAGTCGCGATTGGTAAGTATAATGGGCGCAGCAAGGCTCCAGCCATAGATGAAGACACCCAGCCAGCTGGAGACGATCTTGACCCACATGGAAGCTTCGTTGCCGTTGAAGAGCTCGATTTCGGAATGAGGTCTAAGGGGATAAACCGTGAAATGTGATAAAGCTTGGCTTTCTATAATAGATTGCTGTTTTCTACTCACTTGTACCAGTTGGTCAGGGTCATCATAACGTACAGCGAGGCGCAGACGAAGACCACGTGGAACATGGACCAGGAATAGGTGACGCCCTCGGTCTCGGTGTCCGTGCTCGGCTTTCCATTGGCATCCGTGCCGGCCTCTGTGTCTGATAGAGCTTCTGTTAAAACTACATTAATCAGAGTGCAAAGAGGGACGCCAGGTGGCCATATTTTTCACACAGTTTCAAATACCAAGTAACCGAGTGGATTAGTTTGGTTAGtcggaaaaaaataaaagaaaaaataaagcGGCAATAGCAAACGAGGGTTAATAACCAGTATTAGCTTGGGGGTTTTCATTGTTTGTACAGCGAGGAAAATGAAAAGTGAGGTCGATTGAATGCGTGATGGAAACTGTGGAAATGTGGTAATGGCTGGGAATGCGGACGGAGCACTAGGGAATGGAAACGAAGCACCTACCACGCTTCTCGCTATTATCTTGGGTGATCTTCGAGACCTCCACCGCCGAACTAATGCAATTGTACAGGATGCACAGAAGCCAAACCACAAGACCGATGATGTTGGTGGTGTCAAAAGTAACCCTGGTGGTGTGGGTGGGTGGAGCCACAGTGGTGGTCGCATTGCCGAATCCCTCCATCATGCCAAACATTCCAGGATTGCATTCTTTTTCTGTGGCAGGCAAAATATGATCAGTTTATATACATTTTGGAGTAAGTTTCACTTACCCGGATTGTTGGCCACTGCGGACCAGGTCAGATAAACCGTGTATAAGGTAACCAAAGAGCTCTGCAACAAACCCGAATGGGGCAAACGCTCCTGCACAGCCGGCAGAACCGAAATGACGCTGATCACCAAACAGAAAATGAGATTGATGGAGATAAAGAACTTGTTGATGCCGCAGCCAGTGCTCTAAAAAA
Encoded here:
- the LOC119554573 gene encoding elongation factor-like GTPase 1, which translates into the protein MPVVEGSDLVQLQRRRQQVRNICILAHVDHGKTTLADSLVASNGIISQRMAGKLRYLDNRADEQERGITMKSSSISLYYQEAEEMAGNPDYLINLIDSPGHVDFSSEVSTAVRLCDGAIVVVDVVEGVGPQTRACLKQIYEEQLKPVLVLNKLDRLILEKQMDPLDAYFHLTQVLEQVNAVLGSIFASDILAREDITNKDNYESALEEVDDSELYFSPSSGNVIFCSAYDGWAFSVRDFAAMYAKRLEIKRKDLEQVLWGDFYYNSKKKEALPGAQEKAKKPMFVQFVLENIWSLYDIIAIRKDKDKLPGIAEKLGLKLAARDLRLTDPKLQIKAVLGQWLPIDRSVLHMVVEHVPPPHKISEERAQRLLYPANVDLSSLPPETLKLKDSFTTCDADSSDVIAFVSKMTPVHVTHLPQNRPKRLTDQEVQQRRDEVRRRIEERKLQSEQAELEKISQGVEQLSTQVEVTKTEEPQPEVGEPNEFVFIAFARVFSGTLKRGMELFNLTPKHDPRQPTHRKEDEAPYASRVTIGDLYMFMGGELQLLDEVPAGNIVGIGGLESHIVKTATLSSSLDCTSFSELSIMATPILRVAIEPVQPQDMPKLVKGLKLLNQADACVQVSVAPTGEHVITTLGEVHVEKCVHDLEQSYAKIKVNVSKPIVSFRETIVPAATVDMVNEAIVKTAEDKDVSKKIAVQQTLNKLGTLKVIAVPLPAEPVELLEKHAEFFKELAAIPRNQLLSEKWTTLLGTIKIKLIAALKDLQLFGLSRLSTEELVNRIWALGPRNCGTNILLNLSDYEQPDFWSSHAKSDTDVRSKTDPRKDFNSSLVNGFQLTSVAGPLCEEPMQGVCFAVLEWSIQTEGEDLNSRGPFSGQVLTAAKEVCRQAFQNQPQRLVTPMYSCNIVVNAEMLGKMYAVIGRRHGKILSGDLTQGSGNFAVTCLLPVIESFNFAQEMRKQTSGLACPQLMFSHWEVIDIDPFWLPTTEEELMHFGEKADSANRAKVYMDSVRRRKGLFVDEQVVEHAEKQRTLSKNK
- the LOC119554953 gene encoding tyrosine--tRNA ligase, cytoplasmic, coding for MVGITPAEKKTLITRNLQETLGDDKLSKILAERDLKIYWGTATTGKPHVAYFVPMSKIADFLKAGCEVTILFADLHAYLDNMKAPWSLLELRTQYYEQVIKAMLSSIGVPLEKLKFVKGSDYQLSKEYTLDVYKLSSVVTQHDAKKAGAEVVKQVEYPLLSGLLYPGLQALDEEYLKVDAQFGGVDQRKIFTFSEKYLPQLGYEKRIHFMNPMVPGLAGGKMSSSEEDSKIDLLDSPANVKKKLKKAFCEPGNIADNGLLSFVKHVLFSLFKEGEGFEVNREAEHGGDAIFLKYEDLEKYYAEDKLHPGDLKATVEKYINRLLDPIRKAFEKPELQKLSAAAYPPPAKVKAGAASAAGADEDAPHRLDIRVGKVVEVARHPDADTLYVLKIDLAEEQPRTIISGLVKFVTQEELEQRLVAVLCNLKPSKMRGILSEGMVLCTSNDDHTVVEPIVLPATATPGSRLSFEGFSGTPDEQLNPKKKVWEKLSADFKTNSDGLAVWKDNFLLTPEGEKLSSKLANCSIK
- the LOC119554461 gene encoding probable glutamate--tRNA ligase, mitochondrial is translated as MLKINRRFLLQQCLRHAHNQVRVRFAPSPTGHLHLGGLRTALYNFLYARHLGGKFLLRIEDTDQTRLVPGASERLVEDLLWAGIEIDEGPGFGGQLGPYVQSHRKEIYSKAIKELLRNGTAYRCFCNERRLDLLRKEALRTRQVPRYDNKCRHLTETEIDFLLAKGTPHCIRFKLTDHEEPLEDLIYGKVHHNVSDTEGDPVVMKSDQFPTYHFANVVDDHLMGITHVLRGVEWQISTTKHLLLYKAFGWQAPKFGHLPLLVNADGTKLSKRQGDIGIQHFRERGYFPLALVNYVVSAGGGFEHQANAKQQVLSMRNLYEQFHIERVNSHPSRLNPELLDDFNRLEMAERLSAEESRLKLVKQVQELVKKAYPQHSNLDLAEDHIVDVLNWSSQRLTLLQDLTSSKLSFLWVKPSEFQLKDLTAEQLDNILTLLKAIPDFQKDELNVKLKDFAQQEHIKFPLMMKTLRAALSGLKEGPGVAEMMEILGKTVTLERLKEALPKERLNLEQNQ